AAGGATCCGGCTCAAGTCTTACTTCGGCCTCCTCATTTTCCATATCCAGGGCAAAGTTCTCAATATCCATCGGTTGCGGGAGATAGTGAGTCACTGCATCAAGTAGAGGCTGGACCCCTTTATTCTTATAGGCTGATCCAATGAAGACAGGGGTAAGCCCGCGAACAAGAGTCCCTTTTCTTACCGCATCATTTAGAAGATCTGCCGTGACTTCACCTTCAAGGGCGGCCTCCATAAGTTCATCGGAGAACATTGAAGCAGCGTCAATAAGGGTCTCCCTATAGGCCTCTGCCTTTGCACGGAGCCCTTGAGGTATCTCTTCCAAACGTATTCGCTCGCCGCTTGTACCATCAAAGTACAGGGCCTTCATGGATATGAGATCCACAACTCCCTGAAACTCCGATTCAAGGCCTATGGGTATCTGCATTGCAACTGCATTGTGGCCCAGCTTTTCCCGGAGTTGATCTATAACGCGGAACGGGTTGGCACCGCTGCGGTCACACTTGTTTATAAAGGCAATGCATGGGATTTTGTACCTGGACATCTGCCGGTCAACTGTAATGGACTGAGACTGTACACCTCCAACAGAGCAAAGGACCAGTATCCCGCCGTCCAGGACCCTGAGGGCCCTTTCCACTTCGATAGTGAAGTCTACATGCCCTGGGGTATCAACAATGTTTATCTCATAGCCCTTCCACTCGCAGTAAGTGGCGGCAGAGGTGATGGTTATCCCCCGTTCTTTTTCAAGCTCCATGAAATCCATGGTAGCTCCCACACCATCCTTGCCTTTTACGTCGTGGATGGCATGAATCCGCTGGGTATAAAAAAGAATTCTTTCAGTAAGAGTGGTCTTGCCGGCATCAATGTGGGCACTAATGCCAATATTTCTTACTTTTGCCGGATCTCTATTCATTGCCTGTATTGCCTCGAAAAATAAAATTTAATACTTGATAATTAAAGGACTTTTAATGTAAATACTCAGTGAACCCGTCCGTGGTCCATTGGTAACCGGTCACAGGGGTGCTTCTTCTTCCAAATGCTCCCGCCCTTGTTTTCTTAAGGCCTTTGCAGCATGGGACCCTCCCCGTTCTCCTTCGCTGCGCTCAGGAGCCGGGGTTTCCCCCACAGCAAAAGCCAGGAAAACTTGCGGGCTGACGCAAATCGTCTCCATAAAGAAGCTCCCCTGTGATCAGTTTAAATCCACTGCGTAGAGCGTTCACGGGCAGGGGATATTTCTTTTCACTTAACACTTCAGCCCCTTGTTTTCTTAAGGCTTTTGACATGGGGGAGTCTTGCCCCCTCCCCGTTCTCCTTCGCTGCGCTCAGGAGCCGGGGTTTCCCCCACAGCAAAAGCCAAGAAAACTACGGGGGCTTCCGTTAAACTGTTCAAAGAAATATCCCCTTCCCGTGAACGGTTGCCATCCGTGCCCTGCCGCAGGAGCGGTTTGCCTTTTGCAGGGTTTCGATCGCGGGCCAAATTGCACTGCCTCTCCGGCCCGCAATAAGTGAGCTTTGAAACCCGGAAAAAGGCAACCGCTTCAAGGCAGGATATAGCAGGATATAAAGGGTTCACCGAATATTTAGGTTTGCCTTTTGCAGGGTTTCGATCACGGGCCAAATTGCACTGCCTCTCCGGCCCGCAATAAGTGAGCTTTGAAACCCGGAAAAAGGCAACCGCTTCAAGGCAGGATATAACGGATTTACCGGATATTTGCCTTAAGGTAATCTTTGATTACAGTTCCCGAGTCCCCGAATTTTTATATATCTGCTTCCGTATCAAAGAGAAGTGCGTTTTTAACTTTTTACATTAGGTCTGTCAAGACAAAATAATTGATATGATTCCGCTGAAAAAACCCAATCTGAGGTATTGCATAAGAGCTGAAAGCCGAAACGGGACGCTCTTTTCCAGGGGAACCCCGATACACTAAACCTTTCCGCAGCAGGACCCGGGCCCTGAACAGTTCGGGGCATCTCCGGGCCTGAAGCCGCAGCAGGCCGTATCATTTGGACCCGGGAGTCTTGAGCTGTAAGAGCCGGTAAAGGATGAGCTTGAGGATATCAATTTTGTGAGATTTTTAGATCCGCAGGACGGACACTTCACCTCAGGCTGACCGGAAAATACCAACATCTCGCTGACATTTCCGCAGGCCTCGCATCGGTATTCATAGATCGGCATAGCACCCTCCTTACTGAAGAAATACTGTTTCCCAAATTTCTCATTTCCAATTTCAAGTTTCAGGCCGTAAACGGCTCTTTAATGTCGACACTGATGGCCTTCCTCGTCATGTCCCTGGCATGTAGGGCCTGCTATACCCCTGAGGCGGTTGGCCAGGAAGTCCTCCATCAACTGCGCCGGGTCCGTGCCGGTCACGCCTGCAACGACCTGTATCCCGGCAGACGCCATTAACTCCACAGCCCTTCCTCCGATTCCTCCGCAAATGATGTGTGTTGTACCCAATTCGTGAAGCCAGCGGGGCAGTGAGCCCGGCTCGTGGGGAGGAGGTGTAAGGAGCTGGGTCTTGGCTATATTCCCATCTTCGACATCTATTATGGCAAATTGGGACGCATGGCCGAAATGGCTGCACATCATTCCGTTTTCAATCGGTATTGCAATTTTCATCTGTTTTATCCCTCTTTTTTCATTTCTTTATTCTCTTCAACTAATGTCTGTGTGGCATCGATTACGTTTCTTCCCAGTTTTTGAAAGGCGTCTGCCGTATGGCTGTTGGGATATGAGGCAATAATCGGCCGTCCGGCATCCCCTGTAGTGACGATTCTCGGATCAACAGGTATACGTCCGAGAAAGGGGATATCCAACTCTTCAGCCAGTTTCTCTCCCCCGCCTTTTTTGAAAATGTCTATAGCCTTGCCGCAATGCGGACAAATCATGCCGCTCATGTTTTCTACAATGCCTAAGACCGGCATCTTGACCTGTTTACAGAAGTTTATGGATTTTCTGACATCCAGTAATGATACCTCCTGGGGCGTAGTTACCACCACTGCATAGGCGTCGGGTATGGTCTGGGCCACGGTCATTGGCTCGTCACCCGTCCCTGGCGGCGCGTCAATTACCAGATAGTCGAGCTTTCCCCACTCAATTTCGTAAATAAACTGCCTTATAGCAGATGTCTTGAGGGGTCCACGCCATATGACCGCAGAGTCTTTTTGGGGTAAAAGGGGTTCTATAGACATGAACTTCAGGTTGGGCGAGTAGTAAACAGGGCCAACCGTGCCATCCGGCCGCTGCTGCAGCTCTCCCTTTTCAATACCCAGCATTTTGGGAATGTTAGGTCCGTGAAGATCCACATCCAGGAGGCCAACATAATAATTTTCAAGGGAAAGCCCTATTGCCAGATTTATGGATATAGTACTTTTCCCTACACCGCCCTTACCGCTCATCACCATTATCTTATGGTTTATATTCCGCAGCCTTTCCTTAATTCTTTCGTCCTGCTCCTCAAGAACAGGGTTTGTCGGTCTTTCCTTCAATCGTCTATTCTCCTTTTGTAATTAATGCCTGAACAAAAACCCCCAACGGCCAAAATCCGGAGTCCATTGTCGAAGACGGCGGTTAACTTATCCCATTAACGGATATTTTGCATCATCCACTTTTACTTTGTCCTCTTATCAAGGTTAACTTTTTCCAGTTTTTTCCAGATCTCTCTGATAGCCATGGCACCCGGCCCGTCTGAGTTTTCTACCAGTGGTCTGCCAGCAACCACGCTGGACACTGCATCGGGATCGAATGGAATCAGCCCCAGCATGGTAATCTGCCTCTCTAAACAAGTCTCACGGATCTTTTCTGCGATTTCCCGGTTCAGGTCCCATTTATTTATGCATACGCATGCAGGTATCTTGAAGTGTCCCGCAAGGTCTACTACGCGGTTGAGGTCATGGAGTCCGGATGTTGTCGGCTCCGTAACCACGAGTATCAGGTCTGCACCAGCAAGAGAGGCTATCACAGGACAGCCGATACCGGGTGACCCGTCAACCAATATCCATTCGGCATTCGTTTTCTCGGCAAGGGCGCGGGCCTCTTTTTTCACCAGGCTGACCAGCTTTCCGGAATTTTCTTCCCCGATGCCAAGTTGAGCATGGACCATCGGCCCGTAATCAGTATCTGAAATAAACCACGAACCGCACAGATTGTCCTTCAGGTTTATGGCCTTTTCCGGGCAAAACTCGGCACAGACTCCGCATCCTTCACAGGATAAGGGATCAATCTCCGCTGATTCGATGGTTTTTATGGCATCAAACTGGCAGAGCTCTTCACAGGTCCCGCATGCCGTACATAATGACGGATCTACCTCTGCAGTCACGCCGGACCAGAATTCTGTTTCCTTTTTTATTTTTGGATCAAGCAGCAGGTACAGATCTGCAGCATCCACGTCACAGTCTGCCAGGACTTTGTTGGGCACGAGTGCTGCCAGAGAACCAACCATTGTGGTTTTTCCGGTCCCACCTTTGCCGCTCAAGATCAGGATCTCTTTCATTGCGCAAGCTCCTTCAGCAAGGACTCGAAGCTGTTGCGCAGGTCCGGCCTGCCTGCGATAAGGGGCTCTCCCCTGGCGTAACCTTCGGCAATCCTGCGATCGAACGGAATTTTCAGATGTACGGGTATATCTTCCCGCCTGCACCATGTCTCAGCATCTTCATTCCCCATATCTGAGCGGTTAAGGATCACACCAAAGGGACGCTTAAGCTTTCTGAGCATTCCCACTGCCAGCTTGAGGTCATGAAGGCCGAAGGGCGTTGGCTCGGTAACAAGCAGTGTATAGTCTGCATCATTCACGGTGGCGATCACCGGACACGATGTGCCCGGCGGAGAATCCAGGATAACCAGGCATTCGGACGGGTCTTGCGCCTCTGCCTTTACCGCCTTTATGAGAGGAGGGGACATGGCTTCACCTACCCTCAATCTGCCTTGCACAAAAGATATTCCGTTGGCATGGCCCTTTTCGACAAACCCGACTTCCCGTTCTGTTTCAGCCAGAGCGTCCTCAGGGCAGATCAGAAAGCAGCCCCGGCAGGAGTGGCAGAGCTCCGGAAAGGTCATTATGATCTCTTTGAAGACCGTAATGGCATTGAATCTGCATATGTCACGGCACTTGCCGCAATATGTACATTTATTCTCAATTACTTTTGGTACTACGAGGGTACATCGCCTTTTCTGTTCTATCGAAGGCCGCAAAAAGATATGGGCATTTGGTTCCTCCACATCGCAGTCCAGGAGCTGGACAGGCCCTTTGGCTGCCAGGGCCAGGCTCACTGAGACCGTGGTCTTTCCGGTCCCACCCTTGCCGCTTGCCACTGCAAGTTTCATAGCGATTTCCTTATCCCTGCCTGCTTAACGTTCTGTGTCTTTGTCTTTGCCCATGCCTCCGCCCATTCCGCGGCCGCCTCCGGCTATCCCACGGCCTCTGCATCCTCCGCCCATTCCGCGGCCGCCTCCGGCTATCCCACGGCCTCTGCATCCTCCGCCCATTCCGCGGCCGCCTCCGGCTATCCCACGGCCTCTGCATCCTCCGCCCATTCCGCGGCCGCCAAACGGCATACCATAGGTTTTGCCGAAAAATACCTCAACACCGGGGCCTTCGTCAGGTGATGGAATTTCCCCTTTTCTATATTGTTCTATGGCTTCACCGACCGTTCCGTCTACGTTTGATATCACCTTGATTCCACTTGCATGAAGGACCTCAAAGGCCTTTGGCCCTACTTGCCCTGTCAAGACCGCCTGGGCACCCGATTCGGCTACAAGGGTGGCGGCATTAATGCCTGCTCCCTGGAAGGCACCCTGGGCTGCCAAGTTATCGATAACATTGACAATGTTTCCTGTTTCCGTATCAACTATTACGAAATACCCGGCCCTTCCAAACCTGGGGTCTATTGCAGAAGACAGGTCTTTTCCTGTTGCACTGATCGCTATTTTCATACGAATTTCTCCTTTCTCATCTTTAACCGGTTTTTTGAGAATATTTCCCTGGCCGCCGCGTACATTTTTTAGCCGCCGCGTATATTTTTTATAAGATACAGGGAGTACTCTCCCGGGACCTGGATCGGGACCGCTGTTCTATACTGCTCTTTCAGATTTTATTCAATGGAGACATGAGATGTGCGGCACAACTTTCCCTCAAGAGATTACATACCAAAAACCTGCTTATTATTACTTATAAGGAAGCTGTTCCCAAATTAGTTGCAAACCAGTCTCTATAACAATTTATTAAATTATGTCAGGGCTGGTATCTTGTCAATAGATTTTTTTGAGCGTATGATCTTTTCTGACGACAGTGATGGTAAATATTCGGTGAACCCGTGGTCCACTGTAGAGATGACCGCTTCAAGGCAAAATGTACAGAATATAGCGGGTTTACCGAATATTTACTCCGAGGTGATGTTTTTTACCTGAAAAGTGATTTATTGAAAAAGGAGGTTACTGATGGGCAAGAGAATAGTTGTGATCGGGGGTGTGGCCTGTGGTCCCAAGTCTGCAGCTCGAGCCAAACGCCTGGATCCTGGCTGCGAAATTATACTCTTGGAAAAGGGCGGAGAGATTTCTTACGGTGCCTGCGGTCTTCCATTTTATCTTGAGGGCGAGGTAAAGGAAATCAAGGAATTAATCAATACTCCTGTCGGAGTTCCCAGGGATGTGAACTTTTTCAGGGCCGTAAAGGGAGTAGAGGCAAGGGTCAATACAGAGGCCGTAGAGATCGACAGGAATCGTAAAGTCGTTAAAATAAGGGATCTGGTTGAAGGAAAGGAAGAAGACCTGCCTTACGATAACCTTGTCATTGCCACCGGAAGCAGACCGGTCCGTCCCCCCCTGCCGGGAATAGACCTGGATGGAATACATTGTCTCAAGACCCTTGGTGATGGTCAGGCCATCAAGAAGGCCATAGAAGGTTCAAAAAGAAAAAAGGCAGTGATTGTAGGGGCCGGATTGATAGGCCTGGAGTGTGTTGAGTCCCTGCTTAAAGCAGGTTTTGAGACCCATGTGATTGAAAAGCTGCCCTTTGTGTTGCCTGCCCTGTTGGATGAAGAGATGGCCATACCTCTTATGAAGCATCTCCAGGCCAAGGGTGTTTTTCTTCATTGCAACGACGGGGTGGCAAGGTTTGAGGACGACGGCCAGGGCAGAGTATCCAGGGTGGTGACGGAAAAAAATGCTATCGAGGCAGACCTTGTGATTCTCGCAATCGGTTTCAGGCCAAATATTGAGCTTGCCCAAAAAGCAGGGCTTGAAATTGGGAAATATGGAATAAAAGTGGATTCTCACCTACGTACTTCCGATCCGAGTATCTATGCCGGAGGCGATTGCATTGAGTCCCGTAATATCGTCACAGGCATGCCCTGCTATGCACCCATGGGATCCACTGCTAATAAGCACGGCCGGATCATCGGCAATAACCTTTCAGGATGGAACAGCACCTTCTCCGGGGTATGCGGGACAGGTGTATGCAGAATACTGGGATTTAATGTGGCCAGAACAGGGCTGACCGAAAGGGATGCAGTCAACCTCGGCTATAATGTCCTTACCACTCTCAGCCCGGGGCCTGATCGCCCGCACTATATGAAGGGCTGCGGGCTTATTCATCTGAAATTGATTGCAGAGGCATACTCAGGGCGCTTGCTGGGAGTACAGATACTTGGTCATGGAGAGGTGCTCTCCCGGGTTGATACTATTGCAGCGCTTCTTGCCAAGGCCGGCACCATTGATGATCTCTCGGAGATCGATATGGCCTACGCACCTCCTTTCTCTCCAGCGATGGACAATGTCATCGTGGCGGCGAATATTATACAGAACAAACGGGATTCCGTAGCCAGGGCCTATTCGCCGGCAGAGGTAAAGGCCAAGCTCGATGCCGGGGAGGACTTTATTCTCCTTGATGTCCGCACCCCAAAGGAATTAGAGGTCTTGAGCCTGCCCTATGACAACGTAGTGCATATCCCCCTGGGGAAGGTAAGGGAGCGGGCCGGGGAGCTTCCTATGGATAAAGAGATAGTATGTCTGTGCAAGCTTTCGTTGCGAGGCTATGAAGCGGCCAGGATGTTAATAGGGCAAGGCTTTGAAGAAGACAATATAAAGTTTCTTGACGGAGGAATAGTTGCCTGGCCTTATGAAAAGATAGTAGGAAGTTAGAGCCTTTTGCAAAACTCATGGATTTTGTTTAAGGGCAAAGTTGGCAGGGAATCGGTCATTTTTGCGGTACCCGGGAAGGACAAGGAAACCATCACTGCTTTCAGGTCTTTTTTGAAGCAAAAAGGGGGATGTCCTGGAAATATAGCGGTGGCGGTATGTGACATGTCCAAGGCCTTGAACATAACTCAAATCGTAAAAATATTTTTATGAACCCGCTATATCCTGCCTTGGAGCGGTTACCTTTTTCCGGGCTTCAAAGCTCACCCATCGCGGACCGGAGAGGCAGTGCAATTTGGCCCGCGATCGAAACCCTGCAAAAGGCAAACCGCTCCTGCGGCAGGGCGCGGATGGCAACCGTTCACAGGAAGGGGATATTTCTTTGAACAGTTTAACGGAAGCCCCCGTAGTTTTCCCGGCTTTTGCTGTGGGGGAAACTGCATCGCCTTAAGCGCAGCGTAAGGCGAATGCAGAGGGGGCAAGACTCCCCCATGTCAAAAGCCTTAAGAAAACAAGGGGCTGAAGTGTGAAGTGAAAAGAAATATCCCCTTCCTGTGAACGGTTACGTGAGACCACTGGTTCACCGGATATTTACCTCAAATCCGCATTAAACGTCGAAGAACCAAAATTTATTGACAAGATTTCCCTCCGTACCTAAGTTGAAAATGTTATAGAGACTACTTTGCAGTTGATATCAGGATAATTTGGCTGAGAAATATAAAAAAGGAGATTTAGATGAAACTCGCGATCAGCGCAACAGGAAAAGACCTGGATTCCATGATAGATCCCAGTTTCGGTAGGGCTAATTATTTTGTAATTGTGGACTCAGAGTCAGGAAATATAGTCAAGGTAATCGACAACACGGCTGCACAAGATGCCGCAGGTGGAGCCGGCATAAATGCAGCCACCATTGTGGCCGGATCAGGTGCTCAGACAGTCCTGACAGGCCAGGTAGGACCAAATGCCTTTGAAGTCCTCCAGGCAGATGGAATCAAGGTGATATCAAATGTGAGCGGAACAGTGAGAGAAGCAGTAGTGCAATATAGAAAGGGGACAATTTCATCACCGGACGAAGGTCCCGGAGTTACGGTACATCCAGGTCAAACCACTGGAGGTCTAGGTCGCGGAATAGCTGGCGGCGGACGCGGCATGGGCGGAGGCGGCGGCATGGGCCGCGGCATGGGTAAAAAGCCAAAGAGATAGAACGAGGACAAGTAAGCTAAAAGCTTGCGGCCTAGGGGTTTCCATATGACTGAAACAAAAAAGATCCACCGCCCTGAATCTCGGCGTGATATGGCCGAACAGAATAAAGTCATCAAAAAATCTCTGTCTTTAATCAAACACAAGTTTCTGGTCATGAGCGGCAAGGGGGGCGTTGGCAAGACAAGCGTTGCCGTTAATTTGGCGATTGCCCTTTCAAAAAAAGGGGCAAAAGTCGGCTTGATGGATATAGATCTCCATGGTCCGGACATTCCAAGGATGCTTGGTCTTAAAGGGCTTCTTGAGGTGAGCGCAGATAAGCGAATGGTACCCAAGGCTTATTCAGACAACCTGGAAGTGGTCTCCATCGAATGCATGACCAAAGATAAAGACCGGGCTGTCATCTGGCGCGGGCCTTTGAAGTTGCATGTTATCCGGCAGTTCATCTCCGACGTGCATTGGGGAAAGTTGGACTATCTCATTATCGATTCACCGCCTGGGACAGGCGATGAGCCACTCACTGTCGCCAAGACTATTCCAGATGCCAAGGCAATCATCGTGACCATGCCCCAGGAGTTATCATTAGGCGACGTCAGAAAATCGATCAATTTCTGCAAGACCCTTAAGATGCAAGTCTTTGGGTTGATAGAAAACATGAGCGGTTTTGTGTGTCCCCACTGTGGCAAACCTGTTGATATTTTTGGTTCCGGGGGCGGTTCGAAAACAGCTCTGGCTATGAATATTCCCTTCTTGGGCCGGATTCCGTTGGACCCCAAAATGGTGCAGTCCGCTGATACTGGAGAATCCTATATGGAGAAATATCCGGATTCAGAAGTAACTAAAGCTTATAACCGGATTGTAGCGAAAATTATGGAGGGGGCATAAAATGAATTTCGCAGAAATCATAAAGGCGGGCAAGGATGAAGGAAATGAGAAACATGTACCTTGCATTGAGATCGACAAGGGACATAAATCAAGAAAAGATATCATTCATGTAATTGTGGGTCATGATACGCCTCACCCCAACACGGTTGAACACCACATTGCATGGATCGAGCTTTATGGAATGAAAAAAGACAATGATCAGGTGATCAGTCTGGGTCGTGCCCGCTGGGCTCCTGTCTATAGCAATCCTAATGTCCGGTTTCAGATTAACCAGATCGGGGATTTTAAGTCTTTCCATGCCTTGGCGTACTGCAATATCCATGGTTTGTGGGGAAATTCCCTCGAGGTCGGGAAATAGCCACAAAGGTCTTTTCCCGGCCATAAAGGAATACAAATGTAAATATTCGGTGAACCCGTAGTCCACTGTGGAAGTTGCCATCCGTGCCTCGGCCACAGGAGCGGTTTGCTTTTGCAGGGTTTTGGGTAGCGGGCCAAATTGCACTGCCTCTTTCGGTCTGCGATGAGTGAGCTTTGAAACCCTGCAAAAAGGTAACCGCTTCAAGGCAGGATATAACGGGTTCACCGAATATTTACGTACAAATAAGGAGGAAATAAAATGCCGCGAGGAGATAGAACAGGCCCTAGAGGTCAAGGCCCTGGAACAGGTAGAGGCATGGGACGAGGTGGCAGATTTGGCGGTTCTGCCGCAGGCCCTGGAGGAGAGTGCATTTGCCCTAACTGTGGTGAACGGGTTCCCCACCGGACTGGAATCCCTTGCTTTGAGCAAAAATGCCCCAAGTG
The window above is part of the Deltaproteobacteria bacterium genome. Proteins encoded here:
- a CDS encoding FmdB family transcriptional regulator; its protein translation is MPIYEYRCEACGNVSEMLVFSGQPEVKCPSCGSKNLTKLISSSSSFTGSYSSRLPGPNDTACCGFRPGDAPNCSGPGSCCGKV
- a CDS encoding pyridine nucleotide-disulfide oxidoreductase; amino-acid sequence: MGKRIVVIGGVACGPKSAARAKRLDPGCEIILLEKGGEISYGACGLPFYLEGEVKEIKELINTPVGVPRDVNFFRAVKGVEARVNTEAVEIDRNRKVVKIRDLVEGKEEDLPYDNLVIATGSRPVRPPLPGIDLDGIHCLKTLGDGQAIKKAIEGSKRKKAVIVGAGLIGLECVESLLKAGFETHVIEKLPFVLPALLDEEMAIPLMKHLQAKGVFLHCNDGVARFEDDGQGRVSRVVTEKNAIEADLVILAIGFRPNIELAQKAGLEIGKYGIKVDSHLRTSDPSIYAGGDCIESRNIVTGMPCYAPMGSTANKHGRIIGNNLSGWNSTFSGVCGTGVCRILGFNVARTGLTERDAVNLGYNVLTTLSPGPDRPHYMKGCGLIHLKLIAEAYSGRLLGVQILGHGEVLSRVDTIAALLAKAGTIDDLSEIDMAYAPPFSPAMDNVIVAANIIQNKRDSVARAYSPAEVKAKLDAGEDFILLDVRTPKELEVLSLPYDNVVHIPLGKVRERAGELPMDKEIVCLCKLSLRGYEAARMLIGQGFEEDNIKFLDGGIVAWPYEKIVGS
- a CDS encoding dinitrogenase iron-molybdenum cofactor biosynthesis protein: MKLAISATGKDLDSMIDPSFGRANYFVIVDSESGNIVKVIDNTAAQDAAGGAGINAATIVAGSGAQTVLTGQVGPNAFEVLQADGIKVISNVSGTVREAVVQYRKGTISSPDEGPGVTVHPGQTTGGLGRGIAGGGRGMGGGGGMGRGMGKKPKR
- a CDS encoding dinitrogenase iron-molybdenum cofactor biosynthesis protein, yielding MKIAISATGKDLSSAIDPRFGRAGYFVIVDTETGNIVNVIDNLAAQGAFQGAGINAATLVAESGAQAVLTGQVGPKAFEVLHASGIKVISNVDGTVGEAIEQYRKGEIPSPDEGPGVEVFFGKTYGMPFGGRGMGGGCRGRGIAGGGRGMGGGCRGRGIAGGGRGMGGGCRGRGIAGGGRGMGGGMGKDKDTER
- a CDS encoding ATP-binding protein, coding for MAEQNKVIKKSLSLIKHKFLVMSGKGGVGKTSVAVNLAIALSKKGAKVGLMDIDLHGPDIPRMLGLKGLLEVSADKRMVPKAYSDNLEVVSIECMTKDKDRAVIWRGPLKLHVIRQFISDVHWGKLDYLIIDSPPGTGDEPLTVAKTIPDAKAIIVTMPQELSLGDVRKSINFCKTLKMQVFGLIENMSGFVCPHCGKPVDIFGSGGGSKTALAMNIPFLGRIPLDPKMVQSADTGESYMEKYPDSEVTKAYNRIVAKIMEGA
- a CDS encoding (4Fe-4S)-binding protein, producing MKLAVASGKGGTGKTTVSVSLALAAKGPVQLLDCDVEEPNAHIFLRPSIEQKRRCTLVVPKVIENKCTYCGKCRDICRFNAITVFKEIIMTFPELCHSCRGCFLICPEDALAETEREVGFVEKGHANGISFVQGRLRVGEAMSPPLIKAVKAEAQDPSECLVILDSPPGTSCPVIATVNDADYTLLVTEPTPFGLHDLKLAVGMLRKLKRPFGVILNRSDMGNEDAETWCRREDIPVHLKIPFDRRIAEGYARGEPLIAGRPDLRNSFESLLKELAQ
- a CDS encoding ATP-binding protein, whose translation is MVMSGKGGVGKSTISINLAIGLSLENYYVGLLDVDLHGPNIPKMLGIEKGELQQRPDGTVGPVYYSPNLKFMSIEPLLPQKDSAVIWRGPLKTSAIRQFIYEIEWGKLDYLVIDAPPGTGDEPMTVAQTIPDAYAVVVTTPQEVSLLDVRKSINFCKQVKMPVLGIVENMSGMICPHCGKAIDIFKKGGGEKLAEELDIPFLGRIPVDPRIVTTGDAGRPIIASYPNSHTADAFQKLGRNVIDATQTLVEENKEMKKEG
- a CDS encoding desulfoferrodoxin, whose translation is MNFAEIIKAGKDEGNEKHVPCIEIDKGHKSRKDIIHVIVGHDTPHPNTVEHHIAWIELYGMKKDNDQVISLGRARWAPVYSNPNVRFQINQIGDFKSFHALAYCNIHGLWGNSLEVGK
- a CDS encoding (4Fe-4S)-binding protein, translating into MKEILILSGKGGTGKTTMVGSLAALVPNKVLADCDVDAADLYLLLDPKIKKETEFWSGVTAEVDPSLCTACGTCEELCQFDAIKTIESAEIDPLSCEGCGVCAEFCPEKAINLKDNLCGSWFISDTDYGPMVHAQLGIGEENSGKLVSLVKKEARALAEKTNAEWILVDGSPGIGCPVIASLAGADLILVVTEPTTSGLHDLNRVVDLAGHFKIPACVCINKWDLNREIAEKIRETCLERQITMLGLIPFDPDAVSSVVAGRPLVENSDGPGAMAIREIWKKLEKVNLDKRTK